In Sphingobacterium thalpophilum, a genomic segment contains:
- the ureA gene encoding urease subunit gamma gives MHLLPRETEKLLLHLAGELAKKRKARGLKLNYPESIALISSELLEAARDGRTVADLMQFGATLLTREDVMEGVPEMIHDVQIEATFPDGTKLVTVHNPIR, from the coding sequence ATGCATTTATTACCTAGAGAGACAGAGAAGCTATTGCTTCATCTTGCCGGCGAACTAGCGAAAAAACGTAAAGCTAGAGGACTTAAATTAAACTATCCGGAGTCTATTGCATTGATCAGTAGTGAACTTTTAGAAGCTGCTCGTGACGGGCGTACTGTTGCCGATTTAATGCAGTTTGGTGCAACATTGTTGACACGTGAAGATGTTATGGAAGGTGTGCCCGAAATGATTCATGATGTACAGATAGAAGCAACATTTCCAGATGGTACAAAACTGGTCACTGTTCATAACCCGATTCGCTAA
- the ureC gene encoding urease subunit alpha, with amino-acid sequence MSLKVSKLNYSAIFGPTSGDKIRLGDTDIIIEVEKDYAYYGDEAKFGGGKTVRDGMCQSSVHTRDEGTLDMVITDAIVIDHWGIVKGDIGIKDGKIVGVGRAGNPDTMDNITPNMIIGASTEVHGGSGYILTPGGIDTHIHYISPTQVETALYSGVTTMIGGGTGPADGTNATTVTPGKWNLRRMLQAVEDLPMNFGFFGKGNVGTEQPIVEQIEAGALGVKIHEDWGATPATIDRALTVADQYDVQVAIHTDTLNEAGFLEDTIQAINGRVIHTFHTEGAGGGHAPDIIKSAMYPNVLPASTNPTRPFTKNTIDEHLDMLMVCHHLSKEIPEDVAFADSRIRPETIAAEDVLQDRGVFSIMSSDSQAMGRVGEVITRTWQTADKMKKQVGPLPEDEGKDNDNFRARRYVAKYTINPAIAHGISKYVGSIEPGKIADMVIWRPALFGAKPEMIIKGGMIIASKMGDANASIPTPQPIILRTMFGGLGKAVHQTCFDFVSKISLEKGIKEEYKLERTLLAVENCRNISKKDMIHNDATPEIIVNPENYEVSLDGEILRSKPVDTVSLGQRYFLF; translated from the coding sequence ATGAGTTTAAAAGTTAGCAAATTAAATTATAGCGCCATCTTTGGCCCTACAAGTGGAGATAAAATCCGTTTAGGAGATACAGATATCATTATTGAAGTCGAAAAAGACTACGCTTACTATGGCGATGAAGCCAAATTTGGTGGTGGTAAGACCGTGCGTGACGGGATGTGCCAATCTTCCGTTCATACACGTGATGAAGGTACACTGGATATGGTGATCACTGATGCTATTGTTATTGATCACTGGGGTATCGTGAAAGGTGATATTGGTATTAAGGATGGTAAAATTGTTGGTGTTGGTCGTGCTGGAAATCCGGATACCATGGATAATATTACACCAAATATGATTATCGGTGCTTCTACGGAGGTGCATGGTGGATCAGGATACATCTTAACTCCAGGTGGTATTGATACCCATATCCACTATATCAGTCCAACACAAGTTGAAACGGCCTTATATAGTGGTGTTACAACAATGATCGGGGGCGGTACAGGTCCAGCGGATGGAACAAATGCAACTACAGTAACACCGGGTAAATGGAATTTACGCCGCATGTTACAAGCTGTTGAAGATCTTCCAATGAACTTTGGTTTTTTTGGTAAAGGAAACGTTGGTACTGAACAACCTATTGTTGAACAAATTGAAGCTGGTGCCTTAGGTGTTAAAATCCACGAAGATTGGGGTGCTACACCAGCAACAATCGACAGAGCGTTGACGGTTGCTGATCAATATGATGTGCAGGTGGCTATCCATACCGATACGCTGAATGAAGCGGGTTTCTTGGAAGACACGATCCAGGCAATCAACGGACGCGTGATCCATACATTCCATACGGAAGGTGCTGGCGGTGGGCACGCTCCGGATATCATCAAATCTGCGATGTATCCAAATGTATTGCCAGCATCGACAAATCCAACACGTCCATTTACAAAAAATACAATTGACGAGCACTTGGATATGCTGATGGTTTGTCACCACTTGAGCAAAGAAATTCCGGAAGACGTGGCTTTTGCCGATTCTCGTATCCGTCCAGAAACGATTGCAGCTGAGGATGTACTACAAGATCGCGGTGTATTCAGTATCATGAGTTCCGATTCGCAGGCAATGGGACGTGTAGGTGAAGTCATCACACGTACTTGGCAGACTGCAGACAAGATGAAGAAACAAGTAGGTCCATTGCCTGAAGATGAAGGTAAGGACAACGACAATTTCCGTGCACGTCGCTATGTCGCGAAATACACGATCAATCCAGCAATTGCCCACGGTATTTCGAAGTACGTTGGTTCTATCGAGCCTGGTAAAATTGCCGATATGGTGATCTGGCGTCCAGCTTTATTTGGCGCAAAACCAGAAATGATTATTAAAGGCGGGATGATTATCGCTTCAAAAATGGGGGATGCGAATGCTTCTATTCCTACACCACAACCAATCATCTTAAGAACCATGTTTGGCGGTTTAGGTAAAGCCGTTCACCAAACTTGTTTTGACTTTGTCTCTAAAATTTCATTGGAAAAGGGAATTAAAGAAGAGTATAAACTGGAAAGAACCTTACTTGCCGTAGAAAATTGTCGGAATATCTCAAAAAAAGATATGATCCACAATGATGCCACACCTGAAATTATCGTCAATCCAGAGAATTATGAGGTAAGTCTTGACGGCGAGATCTTGCGGTCAAAACCTGTTGATACAGTTTCGTTGGGACAACGATACTTCTTGTTTTAA
- a CDS encoding urease accessory protein UreE — protein MIITEITRNIQGEQITKRLDLLAIEWYESTKRIQRLRTAEGMDIAVKLLGNTSSLQDGDVLYEDEEKIVVVTIKPCEVIRVMAIDFLRTAFVSSEIGNKHLPLFVEANELLMPYERSMYEWLTKQGFDPQRGERQLLRQLNANVDPKHHQKMKSSTKNIPLLINDKAFVNLQAPTAGIALMPNDREDYARS, from the coding sequence ATGATAATCACGGAAATCACAAGGAATATTCAGGGGGAGCAGATCACTAAGCGCCTCGATTTGCTTGCTATTGAATGGTATGAGTCGACCAAACGTATTCAACGTTTACGTACAGCGGAGGGAATGGATATTGCCGTCAAATTGTTGGGTAATACATCCAGCTTGCAGGATGGTGATGTCTTGTACGAAGACGAAGAGAAAATTGTTGTGGTAACGATCAAACCTTGTGAAGTCATCCGTGTCATGGCAATTGATTTCCTGCGAACTGCTTTTGTAAGCAGCGAAATTGGAAACAAACATTTGCCTCTATTTGTGGAGGCAAATGAATTGCTTATGCCTTATGAACGGTCAATGTACGAATGGTTAACGAAACAAGGATTTGACCCGCAGCGTGGCGAGCGCCAACTTTTACGTCAGCTCAATGCAAATGTCGATCCCAAGCATCATCAGAAGATGAAGTCTTCAACGAAGAATATACCGCTCTTGATCAACGACAAGGCCTTCGTGAATTTGCAAGCGCCAACAGCCGGTATCGCTTTAATGCCCAATGATAGAGAAGATTACGCAAGGAGCTGA
- a CDS encoding urease accessory protein UreF, with protein MKNTFLGKLLHLADPTLPIGGFTHSNGLETYVQQGLVCDKVTADNYVRHNLWYNLKYNDAALMKLAYEATSSQDMDALIALDQECTALKSPREIRDASKKLGVRIYKIFSRYQQQDFMLSWGELIQKKEVDSHYCLMYGMLASLLEIPLEEALHGFYYNAAITMVTNAVKLVPLGQLDGQDILFGLHDDILDLCKETLTVERNLVGLCNIGFDIRCMQHERLYSRVYIS; from the coding sequence ATGAAAAATACATTTCTAGGCAAGTTACTCCATCTCGCAGATCCTACATTACCAATTGGAGGGTTTACCCATTCAAATGGACTGGAGACTTATGTGCAACAGGGCTTGGTCTGTGATAAAGTTACGGCGGACAATTATGTGCGTCATAACCTCTGGTATAATCTGAAGTACAATGATGCTGCTTTGATGAAATTGGCCTATGAAGCAACTTCTTCGCAGGACATGGATGCATTGATCGCGTTAGATCAAGAATGTACAGCATTAAAAAGCCCAAGAGAAATTCGCGATGCCAGTAAAAAACTGGGTGTACGTATTTATAAAATATTCAGTCGTTATCAACAGCAGGATTTTATGCTATCCTGGGGTGAATTAATCCAAAAGAAGGAAGTAGATAGCCATTACTGTTTGATGTATGGCATGTTGGCGTCACTTTTAGAAATTCCTTTGGAAGAAGCATTACATGGCTTTTATTATAATGCCGCCATTACGATGGTGACCAACGCTGTAAAACTTGTGCCATTAGGACAGTTGGATGGCCAAGATATACTTTTTGGTTTACATGATGATATACTTGATCTCTGCAAAGAGACCTTAACCGTTGAACGGAATTTAGTGGGCTTATGCAACATTGGATTTGACATCCGTTGCATGCAACACGAACGATTATATTCTAGAGTTTATATTTCTTAA
- the ureG gene encoding urease accessory protein UreG, with protein MENRKYVKIGVGGPVGSGKTALLERLSRRLMNEIDLAVITNDIYTKEDAEHMAKNSLLPRERIIGVETGGCPHTAIREDASMNLEAVDELASRFPDLELILIESGGDNLTSTYSPDLADITIFVIDVAEGEKMPRKGGPAITRSDLLLINKKDLAPYVGASLEVMEHDARKMRKGSPFLFSNLKTGDGLEEIVGWIKKYALLQDIEEPNLLR; from the coding sequence ATGGAAAATAGAAAATATGTTAAAATAGGGGTTGGTGGTCCAGTAGGGTCTGGTAAGACAGCATTATTGGAACGATTGAGCAGACGGTTGATGAATGAAATTGATCTTGCCGTAATTACGAATGATATTTATACCAAGGAAGATGCGGAACATATGGCCAAAAATAGTTTGCTTCCCCGTGAACGAATTATCGGTGTGGAAACTGGCGGTTGCCCCCATACAGCGATACGGGAAGACGCGAGTATGAATCTCGAAGCTGTAGATGAACTAGCTAGCCGTTTCCCGGATTTGGAGTTGATTTTAATTGAAAGTGGTGGTGATAACCTGACTTCTACTTATAGTCCGGATCTTGCCGATATCACCATTTTTGTCATTGATGTTGCCGAAGGTGAAAAAATGCCGCGTAAAGGTGGGCCGGCAATTACAAGATCAGACCTGTTGTTGATTAATAAAAAAGATTTGGCACCCTATGTGGGCGCAAGCCTAGAAGTGATGGAACATGATGCACGTAAAATGCGTAAAGGTTCTCCATTCCTGTTTTCAAATCTAAAAACCGGCGATGGTTTGGAAGAGATCGTAGGCTGGATTAAAAAATACGCACTCCTTCAAGATATTGAGGAACCTAATTTACTACGTTAA
- a CDS encoding urease accessory protein UreD, with product MICSLAIKIAHREGKSFLKDAYATQPFRIVPVGQYQKDNAAYLMIMSSSPGLLDGDDHRIQVDIAPGSKLQLQTQAYQRLFHMKGHSSQTMEVNVGENAVFSYVPHPVVPQHSSHFLSHNIVHLASNCHLLLSEIVTCGRKMSGEEFMYNHFQNLTECYVNGRLVVKDNVLLQPDRMPIQGLGILEGYTHQGTLIYLNSAGLNPSDWIEAFHEQYGETKDVAFGISELQHDGFMVRVLGNGAEQLYLLFKEMQSALWGNIFLNNN from the coding sequence ATGATTTGTTCTTTAGCTATTAAGATAGCACATCGCGAAGGAAAATCCTTTTTAAAAGATGCATATGCGACACAACCGTTTCGTATCGTTCCTGTTGGGCAATATCAAAAAGACAATGCAGCGTACTTGATGATTATGAGTTCATCGCCTGGTTTGTTGGATGGAGATGACCATCGTATTCAAGTTGATATTGCTCCGGGGTCTAAGTTACAGTTACAGACGCAGGCTTACCAGCGTTTGTTTCATATGAAAGGTCATTCGTCCCAAACGATGGAAGTGAATGTAGGCGAAAATGCTGTTTTTTCTTATGTACCCCATCCCGTCGTACCTCAGCATTCGTCTCATTTTTTGAGCCATAACATTGTACATCTTGCTTCAAATTGTCACTTATTGCTGAGTGAAATCGTGACCTGTGGCCGGAAAATGTCCGGTGAAGAGTTTATGTACAATCACTTTCAAAATCTGACAGAATGTTATGTCAATGGTAGGCTCGTGGTGAAGGATAATGTATTGCTTCAGCCAGATCGTATGCCTATACAAGGTCTGGGTATTTTGGAAGGCTATACGCACCAGGGAACGTTGATCTATTTGAATAGTGCCGGCTTGAATCCAAGCGACTGGATCGAGGCTTTCCATGAACAGTACGGGGAAACCAAAGACGTCGCGTTTGGGATTAGCGAATTGCAGCATGACGGTTTTATGGTTCGCGTTTTAGGTAACGGTGCCGAACAGCTTTATCTTCTTTTTAAAGAAATGCAAAGCGCACTATGGGGCAACATATTTTTGAATAACAACTAA
- a CDS encoding urea transporter yields MKNNILAFIKAFFKGFGQIMLQGNIWTGILFIGAIIYDSALMGFAGVLANIVGVLTAKLMKFDEDHINDGLFGFNATLYGIALVFYFQTNVWVWGALIVGSALTTILMGFALKKNLPVFTFPFILITWIALYVLSIPELALRTVPEHFVDIQEMDDFLIEGHAFGQVIFQGSLIAGLIFFIGVFLSNPMGALYGFAAVIISVYISHHGHESVDMTNNGIFSFNAVLVGIALSGPRVRDGVYVLIGTIIATYFDHFLIHNGWTTLTFPFVFAMWAMHPVKLIDKWLVNRFSSAEGTS; encoded by the coding sequence ATGAAAAATAACATCCTAGCTTTTATAAAAGCTTTTTTTAAAGGATTTGGGCAGATTATGTTACAGGGTAACATTTGGACGGGTATCTTATTTATCGGAGCCATTATTTATGATTCGGCACTTATGGGCTTTGCAGGGGTTCTCGCTAACATCGTAGGCGTACTGACGGCCAAGTTGATGAAATTTGATGAGGATCATATCAATGATGGACTTTTCGGATTTAATGCTACGCTTTACGGTATTGCTTTGGTTTTCTATTTCCAGACAAACGTTTGGGTATGGGGAGCCTTAATCGTAGGATCTGCGTTGACCACCATTTTGATGGGGTTTGCATTAAAGAAGAATCTGCCGGTATTTACATTTCCTTTTATCTTAATTACCTGGATCGCATTGTATGTGTTGAGTATTCCAGAACTGGCCTTGCGGACTGTACCCGAGCATTTTGTTGATATTCAGGAAATGGATGACTTCCTAATTGAAGGCCATGCCTTTGGTCAGGTTATTTTTCAGGGTAGTTTAATTGCTGGATTGATCTTTTTCATCGGGGTTTTCCTGAGCAATCCCATGGGCGCACTTTACGGTTTCGCTGCTGTTATCATCAGTGTTTATATATCGCACCATGGCCATGAATCTGTAGATATGACCAATAATGGCATTTTTAGCTTCAATGCGGTTTTGGTTGGAATTGCCCTAAGCGGCCCCCGCGTTAGAGATGGTGTATATGTTCTAATCGGAACGATTATCGCAACATATTTCGATCATTTTTTGATTCACAACGGATGGACAACATTGACTTTTCCATTTGTTTTTGCGATGTGGGCTATGCACCCTGTCAAACTTATCGATAAATGGTTGGTGAATAGGTTTTCATCAGCTGAAGGGACTTCCTAG
- a CDS encoding DUF2490 domain-containing protein: protein MFKFRLIKLFPIMLLLGIHVNTVYGQVSPPGLGKARTASWSVLGLRRKLDSAGTKEAFTYIGLGTKSTPDDSNPFHKQAIWVLNHEVYHKFAKNQQYSYALSYRRQNVYDEAAPYHNEGVEQEFRLYGRYAYTLTLNDRLKWKNTLRQEFRKFFTADFQKTEENFQFRTRLKSQLNFKISAKNKQELALSAEGLFAISKLYEPVSIWSSFGYKETRLGFYYMTDIPKTPLRLDLGYMNDLIKGYDKVDFGVHYLAVDLIWNLPYRKKH, encoded by the coding sequence ATGTTTAAATTTCGTTTAATAAAACTATTCCCAATAATGCTCTTATTGGGAATTCATGTAAATACGGTGTACGGACAAGTCAGTCCGCCGGGATTAGGAAAAGCAAGGACCGCATCTTGGTCGGTTTTGGGCTTGCGTAGGAAATTAGACAGTGCTGGAACGAAGGAAGCATTTACCTATATTGGTTTGGGAACTAAAAGTACACCCGACGATTCAAATCCATTTCACAAGCAGGCTATTTGGGTGTTAAACCATGAGGTCTATCATAAATTTGCTAAAAATCAACAATATAGTTATGCGTTGAGTTATCGTCGCCAAAACGTTTACGATGAGGCTGCCCCATATCATAACGAAGGTGTTGAGCAAGAGTTTAGGTTGTATGGACGATATGCGTATACATTGACCCTTAATGATCGTTTGAAATGGAAAAATACATTAAGGCAAGAGTTCCGAAAGTTCTTTACAGCCGATTTTCAAAAGACAGAAGAGAATTTTCAATTTAGGACCCGCTTGAAGTCGCAGCTAAATTTCAAAATTTCGGCTAAAAATAAGCAGGAATTGGCGTTGAGCGCTGAAGGACTTTTTGCAATCAGCAAGCTCTACGAACCTGTTAGTATCTGGTCTAGCTTTGGCTATAAAGAGACCCGTTTGGGTTTTTATTACATGACAGATATTCCAAAGACACCTTTGCGATTGGATCTGGGTTATATGAATGACTTAATTAAAGGCTATGACAAAGTAGATTTTGGGGTTCATTATTTAGCCGTAGATTTAATCTGGAATTTACCTTACCGTAAAAAGCATTAG
- a CDS encoding helix-turn-helix domain-containing protein, producing MLFYANLLHISENYLNKCVKEATNKPPKQWISEISILHSQILLQDATRDIAGIAFELKFQSPSYFTRLFKKITGYSPSDYRKHKFMAG from the coding sequence GTGTTATTCTACGCCAATTTATTGCATATTTCAGAAAACTACCTCAATAAATGTGTAAAGGAAGCGACAAATAAACCTCCGAAGCAATGGATTAGTGAAATAAGTATCTTACATAGTCAGATTCTGCTGCAGGATGCTACGAGAGATATTGCCGGTATAGCCTTTGAATTGAAATTTCAATCGCCCTCCTATTTCACCAGGCTATTCAAAAAAATCACTGGGTATTCACCCAGTGACTATCGGAAACATAAGTTTATGGCGGGCTAA
- a CDS encoding DUF1572 family protein, producing the protein MDNFLATCIKQFQYYKSLGDKTLAQLSTEQLFWQPNDSSNSIALIVKHLGGNMLSRWTDFLTTDGEKQNRNRDQEFENSWVDRDELITYWNAGWSCLFQAIKSLEEEDLAKIIYIRNQGHTVMEAILRQLAHYPYHIGQMLYIGKICLDDKWTSLSIPKGSSASYNREKFSHEKQQQHFTSEFIKGNQDNLS; encoded by the coding sequence ATGGACAATTTTTTAGCGACTTGTATCAAGCAATTTCAATATTATAAATCTTTGGGTGATAAAACATTGGCACAGTTAAGCACTGAACAACTCTTTTGGCAACCCAATGATTCGAGCAATAGCATTGCATTAATTGTTAAACATTTAGGTGGAAATATGCTTTCCCGATGGACCGATTTCCTCACCACAGATGGCGAAAAACAAAATAGAAACCGCGACCAGGAGTTTGAGAACAGTTGGGTAGATCGCGATGAGCTTATTACCTATTGGAATGCTGGATGGTCCTGTCTGTTTCAAGCAATTAAATCCCTCGAAGAAGAAGATCTCGCTAAAATCATTTATATCCGTAATCAAGGACATACCGTCATGGAAGCGATCTTGCGGCAGCTAGCACATTATCCCTACCACATCGGTCAGATGCTCTATATTGGGAAAATATGTTTGGATGATAAATGGACCTCCTTATCAATACCCAAAGGTAGTTCAGCGTCCTATAATAGGGAGAAATTCAGCCATGAAAAACAGCAACAACATTTCACGTCGGAGTTTATAAAAGGGAATCAGGACAATTTGTCTTAA
- a CDS encoding GIN domain-containing protein, protein MKRILTIAFISFLYVAQAQERETRKITAPDGISSATSLRVDYIHSNRNEVIVEADNPEHLSLIETTVKNGTLYVQYKRNSSIRNARNNRVTVYSSKIPTRFSASSSSSIYTDETIKANKISVDVSSSAKISLKKLIADDINLSTSSSSKLTTDVSSKNLQVSASSSSKQEIAGSASNLNLNTNSSASVDMSRFSTTNAQVQANSSANVTLGVKENLQGNVSTSARIALKNQPKNVQVDKSTSGRVVL, encoded by the coding sequence ATGAAAAGAATCTTAACCATTGCCTTTATTTCATTTTTATATGTAGCTCAGGCACAAGAACGCGAAACACGTAAGATCACTGCTCCAGATGGCATTTCATCGGCAACTTCATTACGTGTAGATTATATTCACTCTAATCGCAACGAAGTTATTGTTGAAGCAGATAATCCCGAACATTTATCCCTTATCGAAACGACTGTAAAAAACGGTACACTGTATGTACAGTATAAAAGAAACAGTTCAATCAGAAATGCGAGAAACAATCGCGTAACTGTTTACTCAAGCAAGATACCGACACGCTTTTCGGCATCATCCAGCAGTTCGATCTATACCGATGAAACGATTAAGGCAAACAAAATTTCTGTAGACGTATCCTCCTCCGCAAAAATATCGCTTAAAAAATTAATTGCTGATGATATCAACCTTTCAACGAGCTCTTCTAGCAAGTTAACGACAGATGTCAGCAGTAAAAATTTGCAAGTATCGGCAAGCAGTTCGTCTAAGCAGGAAATTGCGGGTAGCGCTTCAAATTTAAATTTGAACACCAATTCATCCGCATCGGTTGACATGAGCCGTTTCTCGACAACAAATGCCCAAGTACAAGCCAATTCGTCTGCAAATGTTACGCTCGGCGTGAAAGAAAACTTACAGGGAAATGTTTCTACATCGGCAAGAATTGCGTTAAAAAATCAACCAAAAAATGTCCAAGTTGACAAATCAACAAGTGGCAGAGTAGTATTGTAA
- the tenA gene encoding thiaminase II encodes MNWTDHAWESITAIYSDILTMPFIVQLSDGSLPLDKFQFYMQQDAFYLEEFGRVLAFIGAKSTDNQQALDYFEFGRNALLVERALHENYFREFGLSPADKSNKIEPTCHHYVHFLKSVAAFESVEVAMAATLPCFWIYKEVGDHIVSTANTQGNPYSKWIATYSGEDFAQGVIKAKNYVDKIAAETTATKREKMRQVFITASQLEYQFWLAAYKRRVW; translated from the coding sequence ATGAACTGGACTGATCATGCCTGGGAATCCATAACAGCTATTTATTCGGATATACTTACTATGCCGTTTATAGTTCAGCTTAGTGATGGTAGTCTTCCCCTGGATAAATTTCAATTTTACATGCAGCAGGATGCTTTCTATTTAGAAGAATTTGGCCGCGTGCTCGCCTTTATAGGTGCAAAAAGTACGGATAACCAACAAGCATTGGACTATTTCGAATTTGGTCGCAATGCGCTTCTTGTTGAACGGGCACTACACGAAAATTACTTTCGGGAATTTGGTTTAAGTCCTGCCGACAAGAGCAACAAGATCGAACCAACCTGCCATCATTATGTCCATTTTCTTAAAAGCGTAGCCGCTTTCGAGAGCGTTGAGGTCGCTATGGCGGCAACACTCCCCTGTTTTTGGATTTATAAGGAGGTCGGAGATCACATTGTATCGACAGCAAATACACAGGGAAATCCCTATTCCAAATGGATAGCAACTTATAGCGGTGAGGATTTTGCACAGGGCGTTATCAAGGCGAAAAACTACGTTGACAAAATTGCAGCAGAAACTACTGCAACAAAACGGGAGAAGATGCGACAAGTATTTATAACAGCTTCCCAATTAGAGTATCAATTCTGGTTAGCAGCCTACAAACGAAGAGTCTGGTAA
- the thiD gene encoding bifunctional hydroxymethylpyrimidine kinase/phosphomethylpyrimidine kinase, with amino-acid sequence MTKDKKYRVPTVLSIAGFDGSGGAGIQADTKTISALGCYAMNVLTALPVQNTQGVRNIYEIPTAAVQDQLDAIFDDIYPDAIKIGMVHNIELVELISAYLKEYKGPIVFDPVMVSTSGHKLIHDDTIQACIELLFPLATLITPNLDEVSVLVDEVIDNVERMKKAGNSLLAKGCQSVLIKGGHLQSQELTSLLFQHKNPPIEFKSQKINSKNTHGSGCSLSSAIASHLAQGVGLVSAVDFALAYIHAAIAGSKDLVIGKGNGPLNHFHNPIKLIQYELD; translated from the coding sequence ATGACAAAAGATAAAAAATACCGCGTCCCTACCGTACTCAGCATTGCAGGGTTCGATGGTAGCGGTGGTGCAGGTATACAAGCAGATACCAAAACCATATCTGCATTAGGTTGTTATGCCATGAATGTTTTAACTGCCTTACCCGTTCAGAACACACAAGGTGTAAGAAATATTTATGAAATTCCTACAGCAGCCGTCCAGGACCAATTAGATGCTATTTTTGACGACATCTATCCCGATGCAATCAAAATAGGGATGGTACACAATATTGAACTTGTGGAGCTTATTAGCGCCTATTTAAAAGAATATAAAGGGCCTATCGTATTTGATCCAGTCATGGTATCGACCAGCGGGCACAAGCTCATTCACGATGATACAATTCAGGCCTGCATAGAACTTCTTTTTCCTTTAGCAACACTGATTACACCAAATTTAGATGAGGTAAGTGTCTTAGTAGACGAAGTTATTGACAATGTCGAGAGGATGAAAAAAGCGGGAAATAGCCTACTGGCGAAAGGTTGTCAATCCGTTTTGATTAAAGGCGGGCATCTCCAAAGCCAAGAGTTAACATCCCTGTTGTTCCAGCACAAGAATCCACCAATTGAATTCAAATCACAAAAAATTAACAGCAAAAATACACATGGTTCCGGTTGTTCGCTTTCTTCAGCAATTGCGAGCCATTTGGCACAAGGCGTTGGTCTCGTTAGCGCAGTAGACTTCGCATTGGCCTATATACACGCAGCAATAGCTGGTAGCAAAGACCTCGTCATTGGCAAAGGAAATGGGCCATTAAATCACTTCCACAATCCGATTAAACTTATTCAATATGAACTGGACTGA
- the thiE gene encoding thiamine phosphate synthase — MRINPLFPYPLYLVISERDCYPQHWLNVAEEAIIGGVDLIQLREKADDPATFLDKAIRLKKLTDHYGIPLVINDAVAIAAQIEAWGVHVGQNDLQPLAIREKYGDKLTIGWSIEDMQQLESQQMYAVDHLGVSPIFSTKTKVDTVTEWGIAGLKQLRSRTEKPLIAIGRMNLQTAEETWNAGADSIAVVSTICQSQDPRAASAQLKELLK, encoded by the coding sequence ATGCGCATTAATCCGCTTTTTCCCTACCCGCTATATTTGGTCATTTCTGAGCGGGACTGCTATCCTCAACATTGGCTCAATGTTGCCGAAGAAGCTATTATTGGTGGAGTCGATCTTATACAATTGCGCGAAAAAGCTGACGATCCGGCCACATTTTTGGATAAAGCCATCCGTTTAAAAAAACTGACCGATCATTATGGTATTCCGCTCGTGATCAATGATGCCGTAGCAATCGCTGCCCAAATCGAGGCATGGGGAGTACATGTGGGTCAAAATGATTTGCAACCGCTCGCTATTCGCGAAAAATATGGTGATAAATTAACGATAGGCTGGTCCATAGAAGACATGCAACAACTGGAAAGTCAACAAATGTACGCCGTCGACCACCTTGGTGTAAGCCCCATTTTTTCTACGAAAACAAAAGTAGATACGGTTACTGAATGGGGAATTGCAGGTTTAAAACAACTTCGGAGTAGGACGGAAAAACCATTGATCGCAATCGGAAGGATGAATTTACAAACAGCAGAAGAAACCTGGAACGCCGGTGCAGACTCCATTGCAGTCGTTTCGACCATATGCCAAAGTCAAGATCCCAGAGCTGCCAGTGCACAACTAAAAGAACTATTAAAATGA